In Rhodanobacter humi, the following are encoded in one genomic region:
- a CDS encoding hydrolase codes for MASEPIRDPKFDHLLTPENCAFIVIDYQPVQVSSIRSMNQDELVFNIVHSAKAAVNYGLPIIHSTVNVATGKNKPPIQPLMDVLGAYPTHDRTTINSWEDVGFRQAVLATGRRKLVMTALWTEACLAFPALDALREGYEVYVVADAVGGTSVAAHEAALRRIEQAGGKLISKTQLYCELQRDWAREKTVPGFMDVFESWDGFNPEKGIKK; via the coding sequence ATGGCCAGCGAACCGATCCGTGATCCGAAATTCGATCATCTGCTGACGCCGGAGAATTGCGCGTTCATCGTCATCGACTACCAGCCGGTCCAGGTCAGCTCGATCCGTTCGATGAACCAGGACGAACTGGTGTTCAACATCGTGCACAGCGCCAAGGCGGCGGTGAACTACGGGCTGCCGATCATCCATTCCACGGTCAATGTCGCCACCGGCAAGAACAAGCCGCCGATCCAGCCGCTGATGGACGTGCTGGGCGCCTATCCCACCCACGACCGCACCACGATCAACAGCTGGGAGGACGTCGGCTTCAGGCAGGCGGTGCTCGCGACCGGGCGCAGGAAGCTCGTCATGACCGCGTTGTGGACGGAGGCTTGCCTGGCCTTTCCCGCGCTCGACGCCTTGCGGGAAGGCTACGAGGTCTACGTGGTTGCCGATGCGGTCGGCGGCACCTCGGTGGCGGCGCACGAGGCGGCCCTGCGCCGCATCGAGCAGGCCGGCGGCAAGCTGATCAGCAAGACGCAGCTCTATTGCGAGCTGCAGCGCGACTGGGCCCGCGAAAAGACCGTGCCGGGCTTCATGGACGTGTTCGAGAGCTGGGACGGTTTCAATCCCGAGAAGGGCATCAAGAAGTAG